The Branchiostoma floridae strain S238N-H82 chromosome 1, Bfl_VNyyK, whole genome shotgun sequence sequence NNNNNNNNNNNNNNNNNNNNNNNNNNNNNNNNNNNNNNNNNNNNNNNNNNNNNNNNNNNNNNNNNNNNNNNNNNNNNNNNNNNNNNNNNNNNNNNNNNNNtaattgcaaagaggagagaagagactagggagctatattacggctggataccaggctaggtctATGTAGGCAAGAAAGACTAAACTTTTGCAACAATTGTTGGCCAACTTCCAGCACAAAAGTGTTGGAAGTGAGTTATGGTAGAGGTCAAGGATTTTCAAAGGATTGTGGTAATTCTTGAGGGCTTTAAGATGGGACCATCTTCTCTCAGATCAGAAATATATGTTACATATTTCACTTATGGAAAACAGAAATTACCCAGCCATCTAGCAACATCTCTACTAGAGGAACAATCAGGATTTCATCATGCTCAGTATGGAACAAATTTCTGCTGATCTGTTCCTATGGCATGTAGCCAAGACTTACCATTCCTGCACTGTGGATGAATTTTTGTTCAATGACCAGAGTTGCTGCACCGATGACTTCCCTCTTGTTCAGGTCTTCAATCACACAAACATAGTAACTCTTGTCATCCTTCATGGCATTAAATCTTGCTGTAAAAAAGAAGCAGCAATGAACTACAGATATAGTATTGTTTTAAGGATGCCATGATCTTTAGTTAGGCTAGAAGTGAGCTTGTGTCAAGAGCTTTGTGCTGTTTACAATGTTATAAGAGGTCAAAATTCTCCTAACTCTTTTCCTAGTTCACAAATCATAATCTTGACAAAATCATGAGAAACAAATTATAACCTTGACAAAATCATGAGAAAAATTACTGATATAGTGCATTATAGTGTTCCTTACCCATGAACTGTTCCCTGGTGACGGTCCCTACTTTTGTAAGTTGTGCCAGGACTTGTAAGAACCCTGTATGAGATCAAAGCACAACATTAGTAACTTATAAAAAGTTATGTGGGCCAGATGGGCTAGTGACCCTTAAGGGCACTGCAGTAAGCCAGCATGAATCACGTTCAAGAAGTTTGTTTTGGGACAAGCTTTGAACCTTTTATCTTGAAAAACAGAACAAATGCATTAGTTAAACttgagtgtttgtttttgtgtatgtgtgcataccACATTATCACAAACTGACTACAATGCCTACATGCAGTTCTGACACACTCAGTATCTCTGGAATGTACTTTGTCAGGTTTGAAAGTAAAAACTTTGGACTAGGATAGGTTTGGGCCACAATTCTCTGATCAGTTTGCCAGTGTGGTTAGAAATCTCCTCAGTAAAATACTTCTCAAACAAAAATAGTGCAGTTGACTGACAAGAGCTACAGACAAAATTTGGTGATATGCCTACTCTGTGTGGTATAGTATTATGACTGAAATTACTTGCCTTTATCATAGTCTGATGCACAGAGTGGCCTAACTTTGAATCCCTGCCCCGGGGTGTGGGGGGAGACTCCTGGGCGGAAGGATGACTTCCAGCTGCTGTAGTCCAAGTCAGCCAGGATAGAGGGGTCAAACAAGAAGTTGTGGTCCATGTTACCCTGCAGGAAACATGGGGTTATCAATAATGTATTATTATTAAATCATAGATCAGCCTTTTTCCTCAGTAATTGTTCTCTTTATCAAAGCTACAAGTGTTTTTGCTAAATATGCTGTCAGCCTAGCAGCACCTTTTCAGGAATGTCATGTTATGTGTTTGCAGGccaagatgaaaaaaatgttgagaaaCCAAAGATTAACCTTAGAACTAAACCTGAGCTATGTTTCAAATAGATGTGATCAGATATTCCTCTCTCCTGCCCTGTTTTTACCTCCCAACATTAAGGTTGCACCAGggctgactggacaaacacccAGGAGAGCTATTGATTAACAAGGTCACCTAGAGGTGAACATGCCTCAAATACTAGGACAGAGCAGGGAGAAAAGTTGCTTTCCTAGTTCCAACCTGTTACACAATTTTCGCAGGGGGGAGGACAGGTACCAGGCATCTTGTTAGTATTCTTATAATATTGTAAACCGCAGATAAAGTTCATTTGTCAATTTTACAGAGTATCGATCAGACCCCATTTACAGCATattacataatttgcatctctCCAAGAATTTCTAAGTCTTCTTACCCATTCAGAAAGTATGACTCTTGTCCCAACAATCTTCAAATTGTGATGAAGTCTAAGTAAACACGAACAAAATCTTTTCTTGATCTTGATAGAGATTTACAGCTCTCACACACCCAACACACACCCTCCAATCCAGTGCTTCTGATTGGGTACATGGAGGGGTGTGACATCATAACTACCAATGGGGTACAGTCACATCATCATTACAAATTCATGAATTCCAGCTCTACTGCTATATCTACCATTAGTGTACTTGGGTAGACCAAGGAGGCTTgatttaaacctccttgggtagACATAACTATTAATTATCTCTGGAATCATGAGCATCTATTACTTTCCATGCTTTGCAGGTTGTATTTGTGCCAAGTTTTAAATTGATATTCATATGAGTTCCTTTGTCAACATCAGTTTGTCATTGTGGTCTTATTACTCAGGATTCAAGGAATATGTTGGCCAATACCAACAAAACCatgaaaatgtaacgttaattgtGATTAATGGAAGACAAGTGACTGTTTTCAACCATgccataaaagaaacaaaaatctaTGTCcttgtatactagtattgtgtGTACATATTGTGTAAATAGCTCTCTTTTGCACCTGCAGATCACTTGCTTATGTTCCTAAGTgtttttacctttattttcctagaatcctacatgtacatttatttgttctGGTCATTTTTTACTAACTTACACCAAGTGCACTGCTAGTAATCCTTGCTATAGGGGCTTAGCAgtgagaaaagaagaagaaacaaaaatctAACTAACTTACCAAtgaaatatataacgttaacagagTAACGTTAATCCTTCAGGCAACAAATCAAAGATACAACATGTCAACATTACATATTATgtattccaaaatcatatccagttgcttgagtgacttgCCTTTAAAGTTTTGGCatatgtactagtaatacaaTATCTTGATATCCCTAcggtgaaaaaaaatgtactagtagttcTATCACCCTATCtctgtatactagtaatctCTATCGTCCTGATCATCCACTATAACGTGCTGAAAATTTCACTTACCATGGCGAGGTACTAGACTGTTTCTTTGCTAGTCGTTGGAAGATCTTACTACAAACATTAGACTTGTAGTTGTAGAGTAGAGAAAAGTAGTGTAGGGATAGTTGGTGAGTCCACCGTACCCTGGTACTACAGTAAACTCGATTCTGTTCCTCACCTGTAGTATAACTTACTCCACTTGTCCGGTGACGTACTTCGCCACGTCAATTGTTATAACGATTTCCCTGGTCAATAGACGTCAGCAGGACATCCGGTCCGCAGCGGGGCAGGTAAAACGTCACGGGTGTTCTTTATATATGTGGTAACCAGCAACGTGGCAGCGACAGAGTCAAGACCGAACCGATCAATCAGTGAGAAAACAGGAGACGGTCGACCCTCTCAACAGTTCGAAAATATTTTGACTACGGTTGATCCGTTAACGTCACAAAACTGAATCGAGNNNNNNNNNNNNNNNNNNNNNNNNNNNNNNNNNNNNNNNNNNNNNNNNNNNNNNNNNNNNNNNNNNNNNNNNNNNNNNNNNNNNNNNNNNNNNNNNNNNNNNNNNNNNNNNNNNNNNNNNNNNNNNNNNNNNNNNNNNNNNNNNNNNNNNNNNNNNNNNNNNNNNNNNNNNNNNNNNNNNNNNNNNNNNNNNNNNNNNNNNNNNNNNNNNNNNNNNNNNNNNNNNNNNNNNNNNNNNNNNNNNNNNNNNNNNNNNNNNNNNATTAAGTCCATACAAAGTTTAAAggctaaaaagaaaaattgtaagTGTTTGCATTCTATTTATTGATTTAATATCAATTTCATTACAGTAAAAATGTAAAGTAAAACCTTATCTGAAACTGacaagttattttttttatatcgcTAAGGAGGTTTAACCTCTTTGATATCGCAAAATATATGGACTCGCCTAAGATGGCTGACAACATGTGGACCGAAATGCCTTGTACACCAAGCTATAAGTTATTGTTAAACCAACATGATGCCATTTGATACCATAAGAGCAAGGCATGTGCCGGGTTCCATAGGACGGACCAGTATGCAGTTTTCAACCTGGGAAAGTGTAGCAGCCGGCGTATAAACCGAGGCACTTCAAGATGTCAAAGGGACTCAGCCACATGGTTGGCATCCTTTACAGTGCCCCATGGTGTGGGGGTGGGGCACTGCACTTCAACTTCTGCAGAAACTTAAAGACTCTGGGTTCACAACAAGCTGCGAGCTTTCACGGTTTCTTAAGAATCCCCAAAGCAAAAAAGACGAGATGTTTGCAGGGCGGGTTCTCGGTATCTATCACTTGTCCAAGGCTATTCAACAGACTGTCCTTTTCGTCCACAAATTTTAAAACAAAGCAGCACTTCATTTGGGTCAACAGGAGGCTCACGCCAGGTGCCAGATCAAAAGGTATATATGGTGCTTGTAGCTTGGTCCAACAATTTGAGTGGTACAGCTCTGAGAGACCACGCCCCAAGGTAAAAGATGATGAAGGATTGGCAGAGGGAGGACAGGAGGAGGTCACTGAGAGGTCACAAGGCCAAGATCATGATGATGTCAAGGAGGATAAGGCAGCTGGAGGAGTGCCAGAACTGGTAAGGAGGAGCAGGGTTGGACGAGTTTTCTAAAAgacacttgtcctattgggcaggTACatatgaaatttacttgcccgaaacaAATTGTGGGTAGGACAATAATTGAGCTTGACCAATTGGCTATTttacttgcccaggacaatagggctagtggacttcgCCAACCCTGAGGAGGATGTTTTCTTATTGATGACATACTGCTACAGTGTATAAAAATGATCAGTATTCTACAAGCCTGAAGCTGCCTTCCTTTCCAAAGAGAGTAGTCTATTTTGCCAGTGCCAGTTGTGGAATGCCTGAGATGAAAACAAGAACAGCAACTTGTAAATTGTACAGCAATGGGAATGCCATAATACTCCTTGGCATGCTGCATAACTTTGTTGCTCCCCCTTAATTGTTTCACATCTCTCTCCAGCATGAAAACATCTTCACTGTGCCAAACTTTTTATGTGGGGTGCGCATCAGCCTCACACCTGTCATCAGTTACCTGGTCATCAACAGTAACTTCACCTGGGCCATGGCACTGTTCGGACTGGCAGGGCTCACAGACCTGGTGAGAGCTGGAACAGTTACACTAACTGATAACTTATAATttaactactctccaagcagaggctgctggaaaaaatcgtgaccttttcctttgaatccatttttttattgatcGACCGTTCCCAAAGGTCGGTCGAtaaaaaacggatgaaaggaaaaggtcacaatttttttcaccaacctctgcttggagagtatgatcTAACCTATACATACAAATGAGGTTTAATTGGTTAGCAAACTCACCTTTGATAGGGAAAAGGTTGCTTTAATCCAGTCGACTCCCCGCTAATAGTATGATctagatgatgaagatgatatgCTTTCTTGTCATTGCAGCTTTTTTTCTGACATAGCTGATGGAAGAGAATATATTTTGAAGACAAgtgatatattttgtatttatagTGCCTTCTTTATTCTCCCCAGTTTGATGGTTACATTGCTCGTAACTTCAAGAACCAGAGCTCAGCATTTGGTAGCTACATTGATCCCCTGGCAGACAAGTTCCTGGTCAgtgtggtgtttctgagtctGACGTATGTGGGACTGATACCTGGTGGGTTCTCACACAAGGGATTTGTTGTGCTaattgtttgttcaatactatACTAAAGGATCTGAGAGTGGAATGCAGGGATTAAAGTCATCAGTCTTTCTTATGGTATTGTTgtgatgaaaaatgatgaaaaaaatatactgGGTTGAAGTGGtgaatagatatacatgtacatatgaaggttagacatccaggtaataagataagccaaaaagcagttactcaagcaactggatacgattttggaaatggtcagacgtttcagatggtatccaccatctttcgtcagtgacactgaagtgatctgggagaaactggtcttttataccctaaatATGAATGCAAAACAGGACAGGACAATTATATATAGGAAACAAAGTCAGACGTACCTAGTTTGAAACTAAGGTACTTGTAATATGACTACCATCTACCCAAAAGTTTACTTTAAGGTTTGAATAGTATAACATGAATtgtttgtataatgtaactGATGCAGAACTCCAAACTGTCCTTCACCTACAGAATGTTGATCTTCAAGGTGACACTTGTGTTGTTCTTTTGTCTTCCAGTTCCCCTGACATTGCTGATCATTGGGCGTGACATTGGCCTGATACTGGCAGGATTCTATGTCAGATACAAGACACTACCCCCTCCTGTAAGCTTGTATTTAATGCTTTTAAATTTTGCAAGCCGGTTCTTGTCTTGTAtaacatctatatgtacatcCCTCTGTTCTTTGAGCTGAAAATCACAACAATGCAACAAGTTAAAGTTTTCTAGTATCTGAAGTTGATTGATCAACTTTCACTTCTATAGCTGTTTTCCCTTgctaattttgttttgttcaaaacttcGAAGAATAACTCTTTGTGACAtgattacaaaattaatgttgttTGTTATGTTGCCAGGTAACCTTTTCTCGTTACTTTGATGCCACCCACGCCACAGCCCAGCTGAAGCCAACCTTCATCAGTAAAGTAAACACAGCAGTACAGCTGGGTATGGTCACCTTCTCCCTAGCTGCTCCTGTACTGGGATATGTGGAACATCCCCTACTGCAAGCTCTATGGTTAGAACTCTTTCAACATCTATCTGGCTATAGTTTGTTAAATATGGTTACTGTTGAAGGTTTTGTTTTGGATATATATGCAGGGCTGTGACTAACTTAGTGTGTCCTCCACCCTTTCCAACAGTGAGACTGGGTAACAATACTTAGGACTGTCATTAGGacctgcagccaggccacggccttctcattagcttctagtaggtcctggttggaggtGTTGGGACCTAATACAcagtcctttgtaatgtgtcccatAGTTTGGGTAGGGTGTATCAGTTTGTATCATTTTGACTGTATCGGTTTGTCTACAGTAACTCAGCCCCCTACTTCATGTAATACTGCATACCATCCCCTCCAACTTCAATCCTTATGTAAACTATAAAGATGTAAACTATAGAGATGTAAACTATGAAGCTAGATAATTTAcgatgtttttcatgtttgtgcTCTGCTCTCCTGTCGTTTCTGCAGGTACTTGACAGCAGGAACCACTATTATGTCAGGTCTGAGCTACTTAGTGTACAAGGACACATTCAAGGTCATTAGGAGGATGCACAGGAAGTGACTTTGTGTTGTTGATATCAAAGATACATATTTAAGATTTTTAATTGTCTTATGAGCTTATTCTGGCTTCTGTAGAGTTAGAGTACAATGTTGCACTGTATGGGATACACAGTTCATTACGTACTGTAAGCTTACTGCAACTACTGGTACAAAGTTTACAACTGTGTGAACTGGCATGGATGGAGGAAAAGGGTAATGTAAAACTACAGATGCACTCATAGTGCAAAATGTCATGTAGTTATTTACTTATGTTTGTATGAAACAACAATTTTCTCCAGAGCATTGTGAAATATTGTGAAGAATGTTAAGATATGAGCAATTACTTTTTCATAagaattgacattttttttacccagACATGAAGCAAGGATTGGTTTTCACTTGATATTCCCAGTCTAAGCTTATTGGTTAGGTGCCCAATCCATTTCTTCATCAAGCTAACCACTTCAACAAATCTTTTGTTTCATGTCATGTTTGTGACAACACACATCCACTGCACTGTTTTGTAGCAGGATAGCGTTGCTGCTTTGAAACATTAATCAAATGTAACATAATCATTACCCAACAATGTATCTCTTGGCTGTCTTGCTCTTGTCATTGTCAATTCAGTAACACCATTTGCTCAGCTTAGTGCCAAGGTGAATAAAGCATGAATCAAATAAATGAAAGCCTGGATCACAGCACAATAAACTAATAAAATTAGTGCAAAGTAAGGCCTGAACAAGCCTTTTGCAAAACTTTGCCAGAATGTATATTTTTCGTACCAGAAGTAAAGCTTGTGAGGAAAACAACATACAAGCATTTGTAGTAGGTCTACAGCATCACTGGGGCACACAGTACGTGTGCATGCTTCTGTTCTGCACAATGAAAAAATTTAACCTTTACCATTCAACCAAAATTGAAACTGGACAGGGAACTCAagcaacaagatttttttttattcaacaatcTTCACATATCATCATAGGGCAGTACACACTTCTTAGTGGACAAAATTACGCCTTAAGTTAAGCCTTAAGGTACAAAGTTTTGAGTCATAATCTTTAAATTTGCCTAACATTTTACCATCCTTCTCGGCCTAGAAATGTTGACTAACAATCTTCAAAACAATCCCCATTCAAATCCACATTGCAGTTCTAAAACTGATCTCCAAACTAGTAAATTCACACTTTCCTGTGTACCTTGTGTGAGAAAATAGATTTTAGTGCAGGCCTAATCATATACTTTGCTCTTTCATTGGGTGAGTGGACAATATGGAGAGATTGATGTTATAAACAGCAACATTCAGACGTCATCTTAAGCTTTTGGGGGCAAGGTGACAAAATGTCCGCCAAAAAGTTACTTTTCCCATCAACACATCTATGTGAACTGGTTCCATGTCTACTAGTGTAGACACATTTTTCTAACCTGTTTAATCTTTCTTTTAAGTTAAATTAAGGTTGTGATTCTTGAACTAAAACAAAGTGATTTAGTTTGTACATCACTAATCTTAACTGAGCTGATGGCTTTTCAAACTGGTCCACAGAAGGTGCCATTTGTTAAGGTTGAAGTGTATTTTCTTTGAGGCATTATATTTACAGGCAATAATCTGAGAAAATTTGACACATATTACAACTACATGGCAGGAAATGCAGTGACCTTATTTATCAGTACGATCATATATAATTTGCTATACATTGGTTGTTAGTTACATATCACTCTGCATCTTTATCAACACTCGTTACAACTTACTACTGATAAAAAACTAAAAGAATAGGTATGAAGCAAACTATTGGTAATTGCAGAAGCCCTGACTGTGCAATTTTTGCTGGCTATCATTTTAAGATACtaaaaaaattgtacataatTTAAGCTGATCAAAACAGATATGACTACTTACAGCTATTTGCCTGAAAAGCTGTTACACCATATTTgaagaaattatgcaaaaaGTCAACTCTTCACACTaccttttcattttctttagtttctttgattttgcttccaaagctTAAGAAATAGATAATGAACAGTCCTTTCTGGAGTATGCAATATCATGGTTGTATCCAGTAACAAACCTATCTATCTCTGATGAGACAACATTCGGTaagacattttcattttcatattgcATCCTTGATTTTATGACCTATACACAGTAACTCTGCTACTTATTaattatttctttctttgtgaaAATAGCTTGaatacatgtgttacatgtctCTGAAATTAGGTCTTTCACCATAGATCCAACATTGTAACAGCTGCTGAGCATATCCACTCAGCACTTAAACATACAAATTACAGatgtagaaaatatttgggtTGATTCTGCTGCATTTTATTCCCTTAGGAACATTATCTTGCACTGCTATTCTCTCTTTAAGTTGTGGACAAATATTTGTAGCCAGTTTTTCTCTAAAGTTTAACTCTACCTCTACTCAAATCTTTAATCACGTTTGATAGGTATATAGAGGGTACCCCGAAATATACCTCCAGGTATTAAATGGACTTCTGCCAAATATGAAATATAGGTCTTGAGCAGGGAGATCATATCTGAATCTTCAATTCCccatataacaaaatacacGTCCCATGTTTTCAAACCATTCTCCTTCACAAAATATTTAAGACACACTACCTGAAAGAAAATTTGCTGATCAAAATCTAGTTTTGAACATGTCTTCTCCAGTAATCCATATCTCTTTCATCGTTGTATGTACAATTCACCCTGTTGGGGGTAAGATATTCCTTGTCATTGGATGCCTTTGGTTAGTATTACTGTATTTGGCCCGATCAAAAATGCATTTGGACTAAAAGAAACGGCCCagacaagcaaaaaaataaGACATTTGTTACTGATAAGACATTAACCATTTTTCCATGGTCCATTTCCATTCTGACCCACTTTCATAATAAAATCTCAAGTCTTCTCAGCTCACCACCTCTCAATCGAAAATAACCCATAGCTTGTATCAAGGTGATAATTGGGTAATTTCTTTATAATCTATAATAATTCTACTAGCACTAGGTACATAATGAAGTGAACTAGTAGTGTCATTCTTGGTTTAGGCTAATGGTGACCATAGAGTTGCATTAGACTTGTAAGCATGGTTACAGACTGTTTATACAAGATCAAGTCTATTGTAATAACCAGCTTTCTTTTGTTGCTATCACTTGAGATAAACTAGAATATTACTTATCAACATACTTCAAAACTTAATATTAAGAGTGGCATTACAATATGAATACAAAGACATTGCAGTCACTTTAGAGCACATCATTCACTTTAGAGCACATCATATTTAGCCTACAGTAATAGGAATCGAATGTACATCTGTATAACATTTACAGGAGAAGTAACAAAATTTTGCTTCAAACAATTTCTGATGAAAAACTTCTAGTATCTAAAAACTACTACTGTAGAGCTCAAAGTGCCTCAAAGGTAACAGGAGAACATTTCATGCTTTTGCCTACGTCTGTTGTTAAAAGTTTCTTCAACTGGGTTTCAATTATGTCATGGACATTTTTTTGAAAACTGTTATATGTTTGAATGCCTATTGTATCTAGTAAAACTGGTCCCACAATGAAGCACAATGACTATCACAAATGTAGTGAAGTCTCAAAAGCTTCATAAATTGTAAATTATAGAGTTCACTGTCATACAATGGTAAAAAACAACTAAAGGCCCTACCCTTTAAACTGTACTGTGTGCAGATAGTTTAAAAGATCAGACCCTGTAATACCATTTGTGTTGTTTCAAGTCATGTTTGCCCAGTTGGTATAGCAGTAATGCATTCCACAGCTGTTCTGATGGCTTGGTCCAATCAGGTGGGGAGGATTCAGTCATGTGACTTCACAGACCTCGTGACTCTTTTGCCTCGTACATAAACTTGACTCCCTAGAGAGAAAGAGTCAAATGAAGAAACAGATACTCACACGCAACAGGTACACAACCTTGAGTTATAACCATCATGACCAGTCATTACAATTCATACAGCATCAGTAGTAGACAGGACATTATGATGTGGGATATATCATGTTTTATATAACATTTTGATTTATCATAGTCGCACACACCTTTTGCACAGCTCCCACGAAGGCCAGGGACTGCTTGCGGTTGTCAGTTGTGGCAGAGATGATGAGCTGGAGATGTCGGATCTCTCCACTCTCACGTTCCTTGTGCTTGATTGACAGGCCATTGGCCACAATGTTCCCTGTAACAAGATCATCTACTTTACTTGACTTATAAGCACCCAAAATAGATAAGAAGGTTATGATGAAAGCTCCATATGTATCATTCAAACTGAGCAACAGTTAATATCAAAGTACAACAGTTAATAAagaaatgtagtacatgtataagggcACATCAAAGCAACATTGAGTAGACAGCAATTATCCATGGTTCAATATGTCAGCTTCCTCAGCACCTAGGGTGGTTAAGTTTGAGCTCTCTAACGAGAAATAACACAATTGTGATGAAGACTAGAGACAACATCAACATTGAGATATGCTGGAACCATCCCTCTAGCCAACTGTACACTCTACCTGCACAAAGACCTTTCACATTTAGCTACCAGTACAGATGGAACATGTTCCAGAGTGCAACACAAATAAACTTCAAAAGAGCTTTTCTTCAGTGTATCCAGCAGTTCTTGCTGAGTGGAACAATAAGAGTGTATAGTTTGTTAGAGGGCCGATTCCCAACCTCTttcaaaaaaagacaaagtgaTCAGTGAATGAGCACTGTGCACAAACATTGATAACATGATACACACATGCACTTGAGGTAAACCATTGATGTGCTGGCCTTGGCTCTGTCTTAACACTATTCAGCACCAAAGGTACTTTAATCATGATATGGTTTATTTCCACTGTGTAGAATCCATGGTTAGAATTGAGTGCCAAAAGTTCTTAATTGGATGTCATGTTGAGAATGATAAAACTATGATTGATTCTATTTGATCGTCATCAAAAGATAACTATTTCTTAACAGCATTATATTGAAATTCCTTAACTCAAGATATGCCAGAAGAATACTTTTCAAAGGGCACAAACTAGCAGCATCTTTATACACATCTTTTTTGCTCTTGCTAATGCAAACTACATGATTGTATCATGCGCAGCCTCTAACATGGATATACCTAAAGCTCTATGCTCAACAAATAACCCTGATACACATGCAcactacaaaatatacatgtatatgcctgtCAGTTGTCAGTTGTATACCTTCCGTTGGACTCAAGTTGTCAGGTGAGGTTATTACTGGAAATGGAGCAATGGGGGAACACGGAGAGCTCAAAGGTGAGCTCGGACCTGGAACAACATCGCAATTAGCAAGCACACacttcatacatgtactagtacagacctcttggtacatgtacctttgcaATGTTGTAGGTCTAATGAGAATGGGAACCACATTTTTTTGGTTAAGaatacaaaataatgaaattatgGTCAAGAGTTGATAggagtttggaaaaaaatcttgctaacaaaacatgatgaaaatgaaaatctTAAGTGCTTCTGGGCAGCCTAAGCCAAGACATTACACAGATCAAACTGCAGTAAAGGTTCT is a genomic window containing:
- the LOC118415880 gene encoding probable glucosamine 6-phosphate N-acetyltransferase isoform X2 encodes the protein MDHNFLFDPSILADLDYSSWKSSFRPGVSPHTPGQGFKVRPLCASDYDKGFLQVLAQLTKVGTVTREQFMARFNAMKDDKSYYVCVIEDLNKREVIGAATLVIEQKFIHSAGMRARVEDVVVDDTYRGKQLGKILTVVLIMLSKHLGCYKISLECTDQKLPFYQQVGFKQDGTNYMVQRWET
- the LOC118415880 gene encoding glucosamine 6-phosphate N-acetyltransferase-like isoform X1 is translated as MGNMDHNFLFDPSILADLDYSSWKSSFRPGVSPHTPGQGFKVRPLCASDYDKGFLQVLAQLTKVGTVTREQFMARFNAMKDDKSYYVCVIEDLNKREVIGAATLVIEQKFIHSAGMRARVEDVVVDDTYRGKQLGKILTVVLIMLSKHLGCYKISLECTDQKLPFYQQVGFKQDGTNYMVQRWET
- the LOC118415759 gene encoding cardiolipin synthase (CMP-forming)-like gives rise to the protein MSKGLSHMVGILYSAPWCGGGALHFNFCRNLKTLGSQQAASFHGFLRIPKAKKTRCLQGGFSVSITCPRLFNRLSFSSTNFKTKQHFIWVNRRLTPGARSKGIYGACSLVQQFEWYSSERPRPKVKDDEGLAEGGQEEVTERSQGQDHDDVKEDKAAGGVPELHENIFTVPNFLCGVRISLTPVISYLVINSNFTWAMALFGLAGLTDLFDGYIARNFKNQSSAFGSYIDPLADKFLVSVVFLSLTYVGLIPVPLTLLIIGRDIGLILAGFYVRYKTLPPPVTFSRYFDATHATAQLKPTFISKVNTAVQLGMVTFSLAAPVLGYVEHPLLQALWYLTAGTTIMSGLSYLVYKDTFKVIRRMHRK